The genome window ATCTCGTAGATGGCAAGGGCGATGCGTCCATCATCGAAAAGCGCCTAACGACGCACGATAGGTTTAAAGACAAGATCGAATATATGCCTATCGACGAGAAACTAATTCCGCCCGGTCCGCTTACCTTTACGCTAAATATCATGAAGTACGTAAAGGACGAGAAGCTGGCCGACGATTTTGCGGACTTCGTCTGCTCCGTGGAGGGGCAGGAAATTTTCGAGCGACACGGCTTTACCTCCATCCATTCGGCGCGCGGGCTTGAACTCATAGAAAGGTTTGGTGTAAAAGATGTTTAGTATAGTAAATATGGCAAAGATGAAAAAAGTCTCTAGGCTAACTAAAATTCGTCGCTTAGTGCAGCTGATTTTTATCGGCGCGATCGGGCAATGGGCGTATTACGGAATTTTTAGATGTCCTTTTATAGTGCCTTTCGTAAACTGCCAATCCTGTCCGATCGTCACGTGCTGGGGGCGGATCGCGACCGTATTTTTCGGATTTTGGCTGTTTATACCTGTGCTGGTTATTTTCCTTGGGCGCGCGTTTTGCGGCTGGCTTTGCCCGGGCGGATTCGTAAATCAAATGCTAGGTAAATTTGCTATTTTTAAGCTTAAAATTCGCAATAAAAAGCTTAGATTTGCGCAGATAGGCATGGTTCTAGCCGTTTTGCTTAGCGCGGGCGTGTATTTTATCTACGGAAACCCCCGAGTTATGATCCCTATTCGCACCAGCGACGAGTACCTAAACGCCGTTATCATGTCCTTTAAATTTTCCGACTGGTACTGGGCGGTTCGCACTGCCGTCGTCGTAGCCCTCATCGCCGCATCCTTGATCGTCGCAAATTTATGGTGCCGCTTCGCCTGTCCTAGCGGCGGCATAATGGAGCTGTTGCGTAAAATTTCAATATTTCGCGTTTATAAAACGAGCGCCTGCGATAACTGCAACGCCTGTTTGCGCAAATGCGAAATGGGCACGAGACCGGACGAGATGAACTGCACGAACTGCGGCGATTGTATGGATGTTTGCCACGCGGACGCCATAAAATTCGGAAGGAAAAAAGATTGATGAATTTTTATACTCGGGCATTTTTAAATAATCACCCTTGTTTTAATAAAAAAGCGTCCGCCGCCTACGGGCGCGTGCACCTTCCCGTAGCGCCGCATTGTAATATACAATGCAATTTTTGCAACCGCATCTACGACTGCGCAAACGAAAATCGCCCCGGCGTAACGGCAAAGGTGCAGAGCCCAGACGAGGCCGTAAGATACGTGGAGAATCTATTTAAATTTAGACAAGATATCTCGGTCATCGGTATCGCAGGGCCCGGAGATCCTATGTGCGATGCCGACAAGACTTTGTCTACCTTTGAAAAATGCAAAGCCCGCTTCCCTCACGCCCTGCTTTGTCTATCCACAAACGGTCTATCTTTGCCCGAGCACGTGGATGATA of Campylobacter showae contains these proteins:
- a CDS encoding 4Fe-4S binding protein, with translation MFSIVNMAKMKKVSRLTKIRRLVQLIFIGAIGQWAYYGIFRCPFIVPFVNCQSCPIVTCWGRIATVFFGFWLFIPVLVIFLGRAFCGWLCPGGFVNQMLGKFAIFKLKIRNKKLRFAQIGMVLAVLLSAGVYFIYGNPRVMIPIRTSDEYLNAVIMSFKFSDWYWAVRTAVVVALIAASLIVANLWCRFACPSGGIMELLRKISIFRVYKTSACDNCNACLRKCEMGTRPDEMNCTNCGDCMDVCHADAIKFGRKKD